Proteins encoded together in one Rhipicephalus sanguineus isolate Rsan-2018 chromosome 9, BIME_Rsan_1.4, whole genome shotgun sequence window:
- the LOC119405802 gene encoding P2X purinoceptor 7-like, with the protein MAAMDVGADVEPAEPCNEDLAREAGLHFSDLSQVERDMLLRARAAGVPAYDSGPLAAPSESEASLSTEGEAASQPSEDVGEEFHSRLIRTDWCDCGHCVVLDNFSEEECLCCREMGEPVAAAQPEGCITEHPEFHLLCLNIAVLRVAYFELRARRDCMDEDIHKRYRYTAYRQFVRWLWGRLGRGHRFVLPSCVVAKIRGTFPTETPTGFKYPEY; encoded by the exons ATGGCTGCGATGGATGTCGGCGCAGACGTTGAACCCGCTGAACCTTGCAATGAAGACCTCGCAAGGGAAGCGGGTTTACATTTCAGCGACCTAAGCCAAGTGGAGCGCGATATGCTCCTTCGAGCTCGCGCGGCAGGCGTTCCTGCGTACGACAGCGGGCCGCTGGCCGCAccgtcggagagcgaagcctcgttgtcgacggaaggcgaggcggcCAGTCAGCCAAGCGAAGACGTCGGTGAAGAGTTTCATTCGCGACTCATCCGTACTGACTG GTGCGACTGTGGACATTGCGTGGTGCTGGACAACTTTAGCGAGGAGGAATGCCTTTGCTGTCGAGAGATGGGAGAGCCTGTCGCTGCTGCGCAGCCTGAAGGATGCATCACGGAGCACCCGGAGTTCCACCTCTTGTGTCTCAACATAGCTGTGCTCCGTGTTGCGTACTTCGAACTGCGGGCGCGCAGGGACTGCATGGACGAAGACATCCACAA GAGATATCGCTACACTGCCTACAGGCAGTTCGTCCGCTGGCTGTGGGGTCGCCTTGGTAGAGGTCACCGCTTCGTTCTACCCTCATGCGTTGTGGCCAAAATTCGGGGCACATTCCCCACAGAGACCCCAACAGGCTTCAAGTATCCAGAATACTAG